One genomic segment of Zymoseptoria tritici IPO323 chromosome 5, whole genome shotgun sequence includes these proteins:
- a CDS encoding Ca2+-modulated channel polycystin (Ca2+-modulated nonselective cation channel polycystin related to intracellular calcium signal), whose translation MTSPTSTSSDIPAVHPPASNPGHDNPTAGIPEYGGGLSSTAYIESPVQNGSTTTTRTDGETGIVASLKNMLGLGGAAATSSTDNEQTSLPSNEPVRAEDKGPAEDATTATAVTATGAATAIATAVGTGTYLNYRDGEKDTAVSPAASNTTTLPDRSVGQSPATTNSASTLDDSASTLDNSASTVDNSASTLDNSASTLDNSASTLDNSASTLDISGPPASAASTLDNSASTPDISAPPASAASHTDPIAPTADSLPDHTSSTTNTATTTSTTQIPSSQEETTTNTTGQKEHKPPIAASSGHPPPSSSNPAPHEAEHSEKHHAVGGRTGNVENVDSIPTAGGERLGDKHWGESKVVPDDPKAQGAGVQDKGASAEVKDNTAKNTGGATSGPHGHGSAGEGKEGEQKESLMDKVKDKLHSGKK comes from the exons ATGACTTCTCCCACTTCCACTTCCTCCGACATTCCCGCCGTCCATCCTCCCGCTTCCAATCCGGGTCATGACAACCCCACCGCTGGAATCCCCGAATACGGAGGAGGACTGAGTTCGACGGCGTACATCGAGAGTCCCGTGCAAAATGGTTCTaccacgacgacgagaacaGACGGCGAAACAGGCATCGTGGCGAGCTTGAAGAACATGCTGGGACTGGGAGGTGCTGCTGCCACCAGCAGTACGGACAACGAGCAGACATCGCTCCCCTCCAACGAGCCAGTCCGCGCGGAAGACAAAGGTCCAGCGGAGGATGCCACCACTGCGACTGCCGTGACTGCTACCGGAGCTGCCACTGCTATTGCTACGGCTGTTGGGACGGGCACATACCTCAACTATCGGGACGGCGAGAAGGATACTGCGGTTTCTCCCGCTGCGAGTAACACTACCACCCTTCCAGACCGTTCCGTGGGTCAATCTCCAGCAACCACCAACTCCGCCTCGACACTGGACGACTCCGCCTCGACACTGGACAACTCCGCCTCGACAGTGGACAACTCCGCCTCGACACTGGACAACTCCGCCTCGACACTGGACAACTCCGCCTCAACACTGGACAACTCCGCCTCGACACTGGACATCTCCGGCCCACCAGCCTCAGCAGCCTCAACACTGGACAACTCTGCCTCAACaccggacatctccgcccCACCAGCCTCAGCAGCCTCTCACACCGACCCCATAGCACCCACCGCAGACTCCCTCCCCGATCACACCTCCAGCACAACCAACACAGCCAccaccacttccaccaccCAAATCCCCTCTTCCCAAGAAGAAACCACCACTAACACCACAGGCCAAAAAGAGCACAAACCCCCcatcgccgcctcctccggtCACCCACCcccatcatcctccaaccCCGCCCCCCACGAGGCCGAGCACTCGGAAAAGCACCACGCCGTCGGCGGCCGCACGGGGAATGTCGAGAATGTAGACTCGATCCCCACCgcgggaggagagaggtTGGGCGACAAGCATTGGGGCGAGAGTAAGGTTGTGCCGGATGATCCGAAAGCGCAGGGTGCGGGGGTGCAGGATAAGGGGGCGAGTG CTGAAGTCAAGGACAACACGGCGAAGAATACGGGTGGCGCGACGAGTGGGCCGCATGGACATGGCTCCGCTGGAgaggggaaggagggagaGCAGAAGGAGAGTTTGATGGATAAGGTCAAGGATAAGTTGCATTCGGGGAAGAAGTAG
- a CDS encoding 40S ribosomal protein S17, with protein MGRVRTKTVKKSAKVIIERYYPKLTLDFETNKRICDEIAVIASKRLRNKIAGYTTHLMKRIQRGPVRGISFKLQEEERERKDQYVPEVSALDFTQNSESGMLDVDQETKDLLKSLGFDSIPVNVVAVQQQQVAERPRRFGDRAPRA; from the exons ATGGGTCGCGTTCGCACAAAGACTGTCAAGAAGTCCGCCAAGGTCATCATTGAGCGGTACTACCCCAAGTTGACCCTCGACTTCGAGACCAACAAGCGCATCTGCGATGAGATCGCCGTCATTGCCAGCAAGCGTCTGAGGAACAAG ATCGCCGGTTACACCACCCACTTGATGAAGCGCATTCAGCGTGGACCCGTCCGCGGTATCTCCTTCAAGCTGCAAGAGGAGGAGCGTGAGAGGAAGGATCAATACGTGCCAGAGGTTTCTGCTCTCGACTTCACCCAGAACAGCGAGAGCGGCATGCTCGATGTGGACCAGGAGACCAAGGATCTGCTCAAGTCGCTCGGC TTCGACAGCATCCCAGTCaacgtcgtcgccgtccaGCAGCAACAGGTCGCCGAGAGACCTCGCCGCTTCGGAGATCGCGCACCGCGCGCTTAA
- a CDS encoding Hsp70 family protein, translated as MLSSRLMRNAVPRATSTLRSSAYRAPLAQFRRGYAEDTNADSGKVKGPIIGIDLGTTNSAVAVMEGKSPRIIENSEGARTTPSVVGFTKEGERLVGISAKRQAVVNPENTLFATKRLIGRKFSDIEVQRDIQQVPYKIVQHTNGDAWLEAQGQRYSPSQIGGFVLGKMKETAEAFLGKNIKNAVVTVPAYFNDQQRQATKDAGQISGLTVHRVINEPTAAALAYGLEKDDRVIAVYDLGGGTFDISVLEISNGVFEVKATNGDTHLGGEDFDITLVRHLVQAFKKEQGIDLSGDRMAIQRIREAAEKAKIELSSSVQTDINLPFITADSSGPKHINTKMTRAELEKLVDPLINRTVDPVRKALKDANLKATDIQDVILVGGMTRMPKVIESVKSIFGRDPAKSVNPDEAVAIGAAIQGGVLAGEVTDLLLLDVTPLSLGIETLGGVFTRLINRNTTIPTKKSQTFSTAADFQSAVEIKVYQGERELVRDNKMLGNFQLVGIPPAHRGVPQIEVTFDIDADSIVHVHAKDKSTNKDQSITIASGSGLSDDEIQGMVNDAEKYAAQDKDRKGSIEAANRADSVVNDTEKALKEFEDKLDKTQADTIREKITQMREFIAANQTGEGGATAEQIKEKTDELQNASLSLFDQLHKSRNASQQEGGEQQQPSQEKPAGEEKPEDKKP; from the exons ATGTTGTCCTCAAGACTCATGCGCAAT GCCGTCCCTCGCGCAACCTCCACACTCAGATCCTCCGCATACCGCGCGCCTCTAGCACAATTCCGACGAGGCTATGCAGAGGACACAAATGCCGATTCCGGCAAGGTCAAGGGCCCCATCATCGGTATCGATCTGGGTACCACCAACTCTGCTGTCGCCGTGATGGAGGGCAAGTCGCCTCGCATAATAGAGAACTCGGAAG GTGCCCGAACAACGCCATCCGTCGTGGGATTCACCAAGGAGGGCGAGCGATTAGTCGGTATTTCCGCAAAGCGTCAAGCTGTCGTCAACCCAGAGAACACTCTCTTCGCCACCAAGCGTCTCATCGGTCGCAAGTTCTCCGACATTGAGGTTCAGCGCGATATTCAGCAGGTTCCCTACAAGATCGTTCAGCACACCAACGGCGATGCGTGGCTCGAGGCTCAAGGCCAGCGCTACTCTCCCTCCCAGATTGGAGGTTTCGTTCTCGGAAAGATGAAGGAGACTGCTGAGGCCTTCCTCGGAAAGAACATCAAGAACGCCGTTGTCACTGTCCCCGCCTACTTCAACGACCAGCAGAGACAAGCAACCAAGGATGCCGGTCAAATTTCTGGTCTGACTGTCCACCGTGTGATCAACGAGCCTACCGCTGCTGCCCTCGCCTACGGTCTCGAGAAGGACGACCGTGTCATTGCTGTCTACGATTTGGGTGGTGGTACTTTCGATATCTCCGTTTTGGAGATCTCCAACGGCGTGTTTGAGGTCAAGGCCACCAACGGTGACACCCACCTTGGTGGTGAGGACTTCGACATCACCCTCGTCCGCCACCTCGTCCAGGCATTCAAGAAAGAGCAAGGAATTGATCTCTCTGGTGACCGCATGGCTATCCAGCGTATCCGTGAGGCTGCCGAGAAGGCCAAGATCGAGTTGTCCTCTTCCGTCCAGACCGACATCAACCTTCCTTTCATTACTGCCGACTCTTCCGGACCCAAGCACATCAACACCAAGATGACCCGCGCCGAACTTGAGAAGCTCGTCGACCCGCTCATCAACCGCACCGTCGACCCCGTCCGCAAGGCGCTCAAGGATGCCAACCTCAAGGCCACTGATATCCAGGATGTCATTCTTGTTGGTGGTATGACTCGCATGCCCAAGGTCATCGAATCGGTCAAGAGCATATTCGGCCGCGACCCAGCCAAGTCTGTCAACCCAGATGAGGCTGTGGCCATTGGTGCCGCAATCCAGGGTGGTGTCCTTGCTGGTGAGGTCAccgatcttctcctcctcgatgtcACCCCTCTCTCCCTCGGAATTGAGACCCTCGGCGGTGTCTTCACCCGTCTGATCAACCGCAACACTACCATTCCAACCAAGAAGTCGCAGACCTTCTCCACCGCTGCCGACTTCCAATCCGCTGTCGAGATCAAGGTCTACCAGGGTGAGCGTGAGCTTGTCCGTGACAACAAGATGCTCGGAAACTTCCAGCTTGTTGGAATCCCACCGGCCCACCGTGGTGTGCCTCAGATCGAGGTCACCTTTGACATTGACGCCGATTCCATCGTCCACGTCCACGCCAAGGACAAGTCCACCAACAAGGACCAGTCCATCACCATCGCCTCCGGCTCCGGTctcagcgacgacgagatccAGGGCATGGTCAACGACGCCGAGAAGTACGCCGCGCAGGACAAGGACCGCAAGGGCTCCATCGAGGCCGCCAACCGTGCCGATAGCGTCGTGAACGACACCGAGAAGGCGCTCAAGGAGTTCGAGGACAAGCTCGACAAGACCCAGGCCGACACAATTCGCGAGAAGATCACGCAAATGCGTGAattcatcgccgccaaccAGACTGGCGAGGGTGGCGCCACTGCCGAGCAGATCAAGGAGAAGACAGACGAGCTCCAAAACGCTTCTCTCAGCCTGTTCGACCAGCTCCACAAGAGCCGCAACGCCTCTCAACAAGAGGGCggcgagcagcagcagcccaGTCAGGAGAAGCCTGCCGGTGAGGAGAAGCCCGAGGACAAGAAGCCATGA